One Vitis vinifera cultivar Pinot Noir 40024 chromosome 15, ASM3070453v1 genomic window, ACTCAAATATTTGTTAACTTTTACCaaatatcaataaaagtaaaagaaaaaagatgaaaatgaattttagtgATAGTAATAAATTAGATTTtacttactttgatatatatatatatatatatatatatatatatatatatatatatatatatattaatttttttagtatttctattgaaaaattaatctTCTAACAAATGAAgggaatatttttattaattgatgatacatcatatgttttcattatatttattatttttattttaccataagcttttttcaaatattattcatctataaaattatatatgttattCAAGGTGAACAAAGAAGATGTATGTTCTACGCATTATACAACCGTTCACACAATTCTTTGagataaaagttttttttttttttaatttgatatttgcaATGTTGATATTGGTACCATATTCAATCatgaaaacataattaaaagCTCTAACAGAGCAAATGTTATACTACCATATGAAAGTAGAtttcatataaattatattttatattttagcaaATCTAGAACAAATTTGTTCAATTTTAAAGATACCTATAGAAATGAACATcctattgaaattatgaatgaaGACAATGTAGAATATCGATCTTTGTATTTCTCCTATTATTTCTAGACAAAAGTATATAGTAGCGACTCACCAAAGGCGCACCAGCGTGCACCAGAGTCGCACCCAAGGCGCACCCGCGGTGCACCCGCGGCGCACCCGCGTCGCACCCGCGGCGCACCCGCGTCGCACCCGCGGCGCACCCGCGTCGCACCCGCGGCGCACCCGCGGCGCACCCGCGGCGCACCCGCGTCGCACCCGCGTCGCACCCGCGTCGCACCCGCGTCGCACCCGCGTCGCACCCGCGTCGCACCCGCGTCGCACCCGCGGCGCACCCGCGTCGCACCCGCGGCGCACCCGCGTCGCACCCGCGGCGCACCCGCGTCGCACCCGCGGCGCACCCGCGGCGCACCCGCGGCGCACCCGCGGCGCACCCGCGTCGCACCCGCGTCGCACCCGCGTCGCACCCGCGTCGCACCCGCGGCGCACCCGCGTAGCACCCGCGGCGCCTTCAGTGGCCCACCGTCTGTGCCTCAACGGCGTCAGAAACGACGCCTAGAGCAGCGCCCTGAACCTCGCCAGAGACAGCGCCTTAATGGCGCTGGAGTGACGCCTGAACCGCGCCTCAACAGCGCTGGCTGAAGCGCGCCCTAACGATGTGTATGTTTTCTTgtaaattttaaacaaatttaagatattttcaattactttttataaaatgttttgagCAAcaattgaaaagataaaaaaatatttaaaaatttgtgaaattttattcttgaaaacaattaaaaactcttttaaaaactatttttaaaaattattttttgagaatcctttatgaaaatattatcatcTAAACTTTGttgataaaatgttttttaaaataattctgaaaaaaaaatattttttgagttgtctaatattttgtaaaacaaaagttttttaacttgtttgttatatttttaaatatgttttaaaaaataactttttatatatgatactctatttttcatatttgtataattattttttcaaataatcataagaaaataagttaaaataatttaaaacaactaaagatgttttttaaaaaatactcaaaTTTCTATTTGTGATAATAGAAAATTGATTTATGTTTTCTGAttgtcaaatttgttttttaaagaacataaattgtttttaaaaacagatcCTAATATCATGCttaacaactattttttaaaaacaattttctattctccataacaaaaaaaaaaattgaaaaatacggtttaacaatgaaaaaataaaaaatatattcttaaaaatagaaaataaagtgtttttataaaatactttttagttattttcattttttttagggttgttttaaaaaataattatataattatgaagaatgattaaaaataaaatattatatataaaagttaattttaaaacataaaaaaaattaaaaatattttaaattctcaaatagatttttattttataaacattatataatgaattttgttctcaaaaattgttttttcaaaagtattttgcAATTGAAGCTTGGATATTTTGAGTAACAATACACTGAGGGGAGATATTCTTTTGGAAAAAAACAGAAGGATATTGAGTGatattaaaacaattatttaatattaaggAAGTTGTGAAATTTTTCCAGGATACACAATTCCAAAAGGATGGATTGTAGTGGTTTGTCCATCAGTGCCTCATTTGGATCCTACCAAGTACAAGGATCCATTTGCTTTCAATCCATGGCGATGGGAGGTAAATtactatttctaattttatccatttttttggaataaaatttCCTGGATTTAAttactatttctttttttcttttttcttttttcaaaatgaaaaggggcAAGAATTGCATGCTGGGTCCAAAAATTTCATGGCATTTGGTGGAGGTGTGAGACTGTGTGCGGGGGCTCATTTTGCCAAGCTTCAAATGGCTATTTTTCTCCATTATTTGGTCACGAAATACAGGtacttaatttcttttttcttattttaaattaaattcttgaataaaatataatattatgttttatatttttttaaattaaagaaaatatagatgaaaaTGTTAGATGGAACTAATTTGAAACATGGAAATTTGGAATGATCAGGTGGACAAATGTCAAAGGAGGGGTGTGGACCCctcatttcggctcatgcgtttcccactcgatggcgagctcgatttttgtttgaaaatttgatttttattgattaagaaaaatgacttggagtcgccacttatttttgttttatttttaaagggtaaacaaaataagaaagaaaaaccctaagtgtgactccttattttggaaaaggtggtctgtgaaaaaccggatcgggtccgggggtcaggttacttatcaggaaggtacggtatgaaccgtagcacccctctaagtccctaaatgggtctctactaataaaatgaagcaatcatgacaattaattaagagatcaatgaatacccgaaactatcatgcacatatgagagtcAGTAAAATGCATAAAGACTAACCAGATTGGGAATGAGTGCATACCTGGGCAACGAACCatcatgcgctatcaagagaggagggttagtacacaattaaataatgatctcatgcatggcaattaaatcaatcaatcatgaaatctcatatgtggggcccccaccaaagcccattatATTTTGCACGAATTAGTCtcacagattccattattctggaattatgaaaatagcattcatgcttatataaaatcaagagaaatcgaagattatttgaaactcgaagagaattaaaactgttagagagaaaattgaatttttgaaatttatttgaaaattggagtattgagaattaaatttaagagtcggaattttaggatgtcaaacttgaaagaaattagaattttagaaatcggaaattaagttcagaaattgggattcaaaaaaaaatgtttaaaaaatggaattttgaaataaataaatggaataataataataaggacgaaaataatgattgaataaatgaatgagaatgctggaatttttgaatttggaaattagatttagaagtcagaaattttaaagaattgtttaagatagaattttaagacaaataaacaaactattagtgattaatttaatgtgaatatgggaattttcaggattaggaatttaatttgtaaatctgaagttttaaagaattgatttaaaatggagataaaatactaatgattaaataaattaatgagaatatgagaattttcgggattaggaatttaattcggaaatcagaagttttagagaatttgatttaaaatggagttttgaaataaataatcaaaataataataattaaatagattaatgtgatttggaattagaaatcaaatttgaaagtcggaaattttaatgaattgtttaaaattgaattttagaataaacaaatgaaataataataataatgaaaataataaggattaaataaataaatatggaaattggaattccagaaattaggaaattgagttCAGAAAAcgggattttgaggaattgctaaataaataaataaatagtaataataataataataacaaaaataatggttGAATAAATACGTATGGAAATTAGAATTCCGGAAGTTaggaaattgagtttggaaatcgggattttgagcaattgcttgatgatagaatttcaaataaataaataaaataaggatgatttaaataaattgatgtgagaatttaaaatttcggaaagtggaatttaaatttagaaattagaattttgaaagattattttaaagattgaatttttaaaaaatgagcaaatgaataaataacgatgattaaataaattaatgtgagaattaaaatttcggaaagtggaatttaaatttagaaattagaattttaaaagattatttaaaggttgaattttaaaaataaacaaacaaataaataaaacaataatgattaaacaaaatgatgtgaaaattaaaatttcgaaaattggaatttaaatttaaaaacggaattttgaagagttatttaaagattgaattttaaaattaaataaatagataataaaatgatgataatagtgattaaataaattagtgTGAAAATCGGAATTTCgaaaataggaaattaaattcggaagtcaaAACTTTGAAGAGTTGTTAAaagattgaattaaaaaaaaataataataataaatggatgATTAGCATTAATACTAGAAAATAACCCATCAAAGCCCCCTCACGCAATACCATAAGACTAGTTTGACTAAAACAATCATGATAACCTGGTGATTcttcaagtaaaaaaataaaaataaaaaaaacctaggaaactaaaaagaaaaccaCTTGAGTACCCTTCACCTGCTACCCATTTTCCTCCCTTCCACCCAGCTCCAGCTATCCTTTCTCTGTCGCAGCAACGCTTCAGGAAATCCtccccagaaaaaaaaaaactcctccTGTTCCTCAATCTCTCCTCTCTCCATCTCTGCTCCCTCTCCTGAAAACCCCCCTCGGCAGCACCTCCCTAATAATCCCCATTATCCAAGCCACCGTACCTCTCTCTCTAACAGAAACTCCCCCCTGAAGAATGTCTCTCGGCTTGTTTCCCTCTCTGTTCTCAAACTTGATTCTTCCCTCCAACAAAATTCCTCTCTCAAACTAAACTTCTCTTCCCAAAGCCCACATAATGAACAAGATCCAAGAATAAAAGCGGCCTCGACAATGAAGAATGCATGAAAACAGAGCACAAAGAGAACAGGCTAAAATATTTTCAGTTAAAGCTTCACTTCATGGGTCGACAGTCAGCCTGCTAACTAGGTGGGAAAATCCATGTCAATATgaacaaaacataattctcaAGCATTTTCACAGTGGAATTGAAACATAGTGAGGTCATCTTCTAGCGAAACCCAAGAGGAaagagagacaaaaaaaaaaaaaaaaaaactataacaATAAATCCACATTCATCCCATAAAATCAATAGAAATCAAACAATGAAGGTACCCACACTCAAGCCATCAAACAATACCCAGAAGCAGCAGGAAGAGTAATggataaattatgataataagaaaaagaCTAGAAAACCATGATAAACTTACTTGGAGATCCTCCCTCGTCTTCTCTAAAAACAGCTACGCCTCCCCTCTGTTCTTCTCCTAATGGCTCCCTCTCTGCAGCTGCctccagaaagaaaaaaaccgAACCCTTTTTCAACCCCTTTTCTTGCTTTTTAAACCTCCTCACCttgtcttcctcagcaagccatcCTCGGCTCCACTGCTACACATCCCATCTGCCGCCCAAAAGCCCTGCATCCCCTGCAGCTTCAGAGCCCCCAAACACAGCTCTCCCATCATGTCGAGCCCcggaaaataaaacttaaaattcaaaaaaaaggTCCCTGCTTCCGGGGGTCTACAAGGGGATATAATTCGAAGACCTGGTTTGGTTTTTCCGGATGGATTACACATCCAAATATCAAAAAGACACAAGTGATTAAAGTATTCAGTTCCAACTTGGACTTTCTATATAGTGTAAAGCTatgataatgaaaaataaatgtatatataataatcaatacGGTTGTTGTGTAAATCTTAATCGCTCTAGGATCAAATGACCTTCACAGCTTTAAAACGTGTCTTCAAAGTTAAGAAAAGTTTATACTTATATAGCGTTAAGAACTTTTTTCCTATCGTATCTTCAATACTCTTTCaatgtaaaatattatattcttttttgCATTCAAGGCTCTCCTTCAAGTGCATTGGTTTCCTAACTTACAATCCTTTTGTGCACCTTCAATTCTATCATAATTTCTTCTTATATTGAGAACTTCACTTGCTACTAGGTTTGAAACCTTTAAATCATCTCTTACCTACTATTTATGAGAGATTTATTTAAGGTGATTACTTGAAGAGGTTTTGAAGGTCCATTGAAACCTTGGAATTCAAGTGTAAAGAATTTGAAGGCTTTGGCTATAAAAGTCTTGAAGACACTAAAACTCTCACTCGGTTAAGAGCTTGAGAAAAGTGGACATAAACAATTTGTCGAGCTACTATAAAAGAATTTGCATATCTCTTATTgttatctctttattttgtttttaatttgttcctcatttttcataaaaattgtttttaattaatgattttagaaaaagttTTAACACCTAATTTAAACCTCcgatgattaaaaaagaaaaaaaaaaacgagttaGAATAGAGAAATAACTTATCTATTTTTCCATTTACAATTATTGGTGACATGATATGTCTCTCTTTTCTTGCCAATAAACAACTTCTAACTTGAAAATagaataaagtaaaatatataataacaataataataataattaaactcATGGTGTGGATTGATAATATCAATCTATCATGACACAAACCCTCCATCTTACTACTTTTTTGTTATTACATGAGAAATACTTATAGACATTCATGATACATGGTGCATCAATTCATTACAATGTTCATGTTTAGTAGTGACTAGTATATATGTACCCTTAAAAGGTAGTATAACATGCTAtgcaaattattattttgacgAGATAATTCTCACATTAGTAAGGGAAGGAAAGTTGGCTCTAAAAGAACAACATGGAatttctttgaatatttttattattatataaccaAATATGAGCTAATGTTTTTGAAAGGTAATTAATCAATGACATATCAAATAAATCTAACACACCTAAAGTGTGATAAATTGATATATTCTGGTAAGACAATGAACTAATATAGCATGAAATAAATCTACATGAATAAAACACGGAAGACTTGTTGGCTTataaaacatttcctaaaacaGGAAAGGGCATAAGGGAAGATATATGCATGCAAAAAAACTAGCCCTCTCAAAGAGGTCATGCATGTgcgaaataaataaataaataaataatgagaatGATTGATTAgtctataattaattataaaaatagctTTTGAAAATTCACAAGTTGTCCctaaaaatgcataaattaaacaaatagtCCCAATAAGAGGCATAagcacttgaaaaataaaaaatatatatcaataaattatttatatattggaGAAAATTTggattacaataataatatcattGAAAGTCTATTTTCCTTTGAAATTGTCCTAAACATCATAGGAAACGACGATGATCCCAAACTACAAAGTTTAGAGAATGGCGATATATAAAAGACTAGCTAAAATTGAAAGAAGCGactcaaataactcaacttGTTAGCAAAACAAAACGTATTTGGACATGTAGTTCAAACCCCCCAAGATGTAAAGTCTATTGGATGTAAAcggatttaaaatttaacacCTGAAGACATAAAAACTATTGAATACTAATGGGTTATCATATAAAAGTATAATTGAGATAAAACAAAAAGTATAGCATAAGGTTTCCATAGAGACCTTATATAGCTTCAATAATGGCTCAATCATATTCATAATCAACATGATATACCATCCTTAAAGGACTTGATATAAATGATTATGAATGAAATAAACAAGTCCCTGGAAGATTTAAAATGTTTGATAATTCCCTAAGAgattaaaatatctaaagtaattatacaaacatgtgtTTGATCAAAGTATCATATCTCAATGTAATTGGTATACTTTTATATCTTACGAATTCCATTAATTTGCTAACAAAACATAAACCTTCATCTACataaagaaattgaaatcaTATCAAACATATGTTGCCATATCTTCTTGGAACAATTGACACGGGCTTAGTAGTTACTAGGACATGCAAATGTCGGTTatcttttacaaatttaaaattttgcaCAAATTTGTCTTCGAAGTCATATCTTCctttattaaatacatttgtataatgaaatttcaaatttataagaGTTAGACATATTTAACCAAAACCTTAAAAGGAGACGAATGAAATTAACTTTAATATAAAGATAGCAATAGTATTGTTATccataaattttcataaaaattataatattttcctttgGATGATAATCATTCTTCCGATACACTTCATTAAAACCTTAATAAGAAAAATCttattggaaatttttttaatctttaggTTTAgtttataacaaattttatattatgatcaATAGAAAgaacttaaaacattttttgtgTCCTAAACCCGTCCAATTTGTGACTTAAGTTGGTCGAGTCCGGATCGGGTTGGGGGATCCAACTCGTGCGGGTTGGAGCCCACCTACTAAGACAGAAGCGACGTCGTAGGACCCAAAAGGACATGACTCCCACGTGCCAACCCATCTCCCTCCCAATAAGAGCACTGAGAACCAGGCAGTAGCAGAGGACTACTCCAAAGCCCTAACCCTAGCGAAGTGGTTTTGATTCACACCATGGAAGGTGAAGAAGAATCGTCTGCGGGGGCAATGATCGACGAGATCTATTCCAACGGCGGTGACGCAAAGCGCAACAGACCAATCATAAGCGGGGAAGCACTCGATATCGAAGCTTACGCGAGCCTTTACAGTGGGCGAACCAAGATCACCAGGCTCCTCTTCATCGCCGACCGATGCGAGAACCGTCAGATGCAGATGGAGGCGTATCGGATGGCATACGATGAGATAAAAAAGGGCGAGAACACGCAACTCTATAGGGAGGTAGTGCAGAAGATTGATGGAAGGTTGGGACCTCAGTATGGTTTGGACCTGGTGTGGACGGAGTCGGTGGAGCGAAGAGCCGACCAGAGGAAGGAGAAACTAGAGAATGAACTTAATGCTTACAGGGTATGGTGTTGGAATCCTTtgcaatttggatttttcttttgAGTGTATTTGGTTGCTGAGGAAATCCCGCTGAAATGAACGATTtcataatttcctttttctttccttttcttttgttttttcccctGTGCGTGTAGAGCATGGTATTTGAATTGTTTATGATTTGGATTTTCGTTTTCGTTTGTTTTGTTGCTGAGGAACCATGGGACGTGAAAGAAATTGGGATTTCcaattgtaaaataaattaatccttACAGAAAATTTTTAACTCACATTTATCAAACAgcgaaaaaaaatctaaactgATGGTTTTGAGTTTTGGTGTGGGATGTTTGGTCGCTGCTAAAATGTGGTGAAGGAGAAGAAATTAGAAAGTTTTATATCAGAGACATATTTTAGGTGTATATGCTATGATTTAGAATAGTTGAAGTTGCCATCAAAATTTTTGAACTCTGTACAATATAAAGTAAGACACATGGGGTTCCTCAATGTCTTTTCCTTTATGTAATAGTATAGAGTATTTGATTATGCTTGTGTTTATTGTGTCAACAATCATGGCCTTGAATATATTTATGTTAGTTCTTTTTAATGTATATGGTTGTAGTTAGTGATATACATAAGGGTTTTGGTAGGTTATAGGGGTAACGTACCTTTGTGCGAATGGCTGAAGTACCCATTCTGAATTTCATAATTTGCCTCCTTATGGTGTGATCCTTTCTGCAGACAAATTTAATCAAAGAAAGCATAAGAATGGGATACAATGACTTCGGAGATTTTTACTATGCCCACGGTTTACTTGCGGATGCTTTTAAGAATTATGTTCGAACTCGTGACTATTGTACTACATCAAAGCATATCATTCATATGTGTTTGAATGCAATTTTGGTCAGCATTGAGATGGGTCAGTTCACTCATGTCACAAGCTATGTTAGCAAAGCAGAACAAACCCCTGAGGCACTGGACCCTGTTACAGTTGCAAAGCTGCGCTGTGCTGCAGGATTGGCTCATTTGGAAGCTAAAAAGTACAAGCTTGCTGCTCGCAAGGTTTGTCAGCCcttctctctgtctctctctaaATTAGAAACAATGTAtgttttaaatatgaataaaaagtACATGAGAAGGATGGGAGATCCTCTGCAAAAATACAGTAACTTATCAAATGTGTATGATTGAATTCCTCCACTATACCATGTAGACCTATAGATTAGTATAGTACCACATGAGAATATACAATTGTATCTCATCACACCATAAGGGTTAACACATCTCCTTCCAAAAGAAACCTAATCAATGCTCCTCTCCTTGTTATCCTAACCCTTTTGTTATATAAATAGTGAACCAATCGAGCTGAACAACAATGAAAGGAATGCCTTAAAAGCAGTGGTATGAAATGCCCAGAAAgaggaatagaaataaattagatCTTGAAGAGTTTTTGAAGTCTTCCacttatcctaaaaaaatttaccattttttttccttccacttGAGAAGGTTTGTCAACCCTTCTTGTGTGCTTCTTAGTTTAGTTGGTGCCAATTTTTTCTTGGAACTTTAGTGCTTTGACAAAATAACATTGCTATGTAACTAATGTCAATCATTGCCCGAAAGCTCGTATATTGTGGTAgcttatttttgctttatttggtgttcaatgggtgatgcactcttcAGTGAGAGGTTTACTCTTGAGTTGGAGAGGCTTTTTTGTTGGTAGAAAAAGGAATAAGGCTTGGAAGGTTGCTCTGTTATGCCTTTTTTGGTCTATTTAgagggaaagaaataggaaagcTTTTGAGAACTGTGAATGTTCAGATCATTCtttaaaaagttcttttttgtatctattttgggATTGGGTAAGATTGTATATTGGGGAGGGCTCCTTGTCAATGCTTGATTATGTAGATTGGTTAGGAACTCCATAAGGTGCAGTTATATCTGTATGTCTgcgcttttttttttgtttccttgtatacatcgtgtatatttttctttttaatacaattacttttacctatcaaaaaaaaaatctttctcaTTGAAGAGGGCAACACCCAAGACACACCAAATAGAGAAAACATGAGGTTTCAAACAACCCGAGTCTTGTCACAATGGATGAGAATGTAATCAACCAATTCTTCCTTTTCATGACAATGAAAACATTTGTTTGCCACTGAACACCCTCTCCTCTTTAAATGATCCAATGTTAAGACTTCATCTCAAGTAGCCTCCCATTGTAAAGAAGCTCACCTTAGGCGGCATCCAAGCATTCCAAATGATTGCAACTGGGAAATTCGAAGAACCTCCTAGCTCCAAAACCTTGTACAGagctttaacaaaaaaaaattctgctCTTCTCCCCTACCCACACCAATCTATCCTCATCATTGCTACTCACCCTCCACCTTTGCAATCTCAGGAAAAACCTTTCGACTAtatccacctcccaatcattgagcCTTCTAGAGAAGTGAAATCATTAAGCCTCCTAGAAAAGCGGAGAGCCCAACAACCCCCATTAGAAGAAGATCCgccacccaagcctctttggaAGTGGCTAGAGcaaaaaaaatctcaacttCCTCTCATTACCCATAGAGAAAGCCACTTTGCTTCCAAAAAAAGTCCCATTCCTTATGGTTTTCCAAATGCCAACATCATACCCATCTCTCACTTTGCGGTATTTCCACCCACCATCCTCTTCCCCGTATTTTTCACTGATGACTTTTTGCCAAAAAGCCCCCCTATCCACTGCCTAACACCAACTCCACTTGCACAACAATGCTTTATTGAGGGACAACAAGTGCCTCACCCTCAACCCTCCCTTGCTTTTACCAAAACAGATTATAGCCCATCAAACCAAGTCGGGTTTCTACTCCAAGGCCCCTCCTCCTTAgagaaaatccctttggatttacTCTAGCTTCAACTTGACTGAACTCGAGATACAAAAAagggacataaaataaataggcatGCTAGAAAGGGTGCTACGGATTAGAGTGAGTCTCCTGCCTTTTCCACATAGTCAATCTTTTGTGCAACCTTTCCTCCACACTGTCTCAAATTGAGACGAACTTAAAAAGAGCACCTAACGGGAAGGCCAAATAAGAAGAGGGAAGGACACCAACCTTACACCTAAACTCTTGAGCTAGCTCATCTACATTCTTCACGCTCCCTACTGGAATTAGCTCACTCTTTTCCAGATTAACTTTTAACCTAGAAATAGCCTTGaaccacataagcaaccaacACAAATAGGTCAACTAATCATGAGAAAGCTCACAAAAAACTAAGATGTCATAAACAAACAATAGATGAGAGACATCCACTCCCTTCCCACCTCTACCACTCACTCGCCAACCTGACAAAAAACCGTCAATCTTAGCCCTTTTGAGCAAACAACTGAGAGCCTCCATGACAATCACAAATGAGTAGGGCGAGAGAGGGTCCCCCTATCTCAAACCTTGATAGCTATGAAAGAAACCTATCAAAGACCCATTAACAAGGACTGACAAGCTCACAGTAGAAATACACCACTTAATCCACTTGATCCACTTATCACCAaacccatcttttttttttcttttgataggtcACCAAAGCCATCTTGTtaagaaccaaaagaagaaaattccaattggcatgatcataggccttctctatatccaacttaCAAATTACATCACATGCACTCCTCTTCAACAATGAGTTGATAGCCTCATTAGTTATCAAAGAAGCATCCAAAATTTGCTTTCCCTCCACAAAGACATTCTAGGAATAAGACACAACCTTTCCCACAACCctctttaatttgtttgttaGCACTTTAGTTAACAACTTGTAGATGCTACCCACTAAGCTTACTAGCTTAAAGTCCTTTAGGTCCTCAGCTCCCCCTTTCTTCGGAATAAGCACCAAAAAAGAAGCATTCAAGCTCTTCACGAATCTATCATGCTCATGGAACTCCCAAAAAACACCCATCACCCCATCCATCCTTTACAAAGTCCCAATTGAACTGCCAAAAATCCAAGGAAAAATCATCTAGGCCTGGAGCTTTATCTCCATTGAGATCCAAGAGGACTTTGAACACCTCTACCTCAAAGAACAGCACCTCCAACAAGACTGCCTCATCATCCCCTAAAACATCAAAAGTCAGCCCCGAACAACTGGGCCCCCCATTTTCAGCTAATAAGGATTGAAAGACCTAGACCACACCCTCTTTGATCTTTCTCCCCTCCGAGACCTAGTGACCATTAATTTTAATCCTGACCAAATAGTTCCTTCTCCTATGTGCATTAGCCATTTTGTGGAAGAAACCAATATTTTTGTCACCCTCCTTCAACCATAGCTCCCTAGGCTTTTGCCTCTAGAAAACTTCTTCCAACAAAACCCACTTCTTAAAGTCCTTCTTAGCCAACTGCCTAGCATTCTGTTCCTCCAACGTCAAGGGCCTGGTCTCTTCCTTAGAACCCCAAAAAGCCATTTCTTCCAACAAAATCATATCTACATTGTAACTA contains:
- the LOC100250638 gene encoding COP9 signalosome complex subunit 1; the protein is MEGEEESSAGAMIDEIYSNGGDAKRNRPIISGEALDIEAYASLYSGRTKITRLLFIADRCENRQMQMEAYRMAYDEIKKGENTQLYREVVQKIDGRLGPQYGLDLVWTESVERRADQRKEKLENELNAYRTNLIKESIRMGYNDFGDFYYAHGLLADAFKNYVRTRDYCTTSKHIIHMCLNAILVSIEMGQFTHVTSYVSKAEQTPEALDPVTVAKLRCAAGLAHLEAKKYKLAARKFLETGAELGNNYTEVIAPQDVATYGGLCALASFDRTELKNKVIDNLNFRNFLELVPEVRELIHDFYSSHYASCLDYLGNLKTNLLLDIHLHDHVEMLYNQIRHKALIQYTHPFVSVDLRMMANAFKTSVAGLEKELEALITDNQIQARIDSHNKILYARHADQRNATFQRVLQTGNEFDRDVRAMLLRANLLKHEYNLRASRKP